The Agromyces marinus genome window below encodes:
- a CDS encoding helix-turn-helix domain-containing protein — protein sequence MSDLIRTTREELGLTGAELAERLGVTAGAISQMERSERDGRIRLDTLERALAALDRRLDLGATPAAAYADYTPAALTDQVNDALDDRDGSYALRLITHAASVVRDDAEKLSDAELERRPSQIKDARWEQLFRAVYGDAIPERRRPDWARPDRLNRRWYVSRFAPLREKAKTSTPQRLRDLNIFIDENSLSTR from the coding sequence ATGTCTGACCTGATTCGCACCACCCGGGAGGAGCTCGGGCTCACTGGCGCCGAGCTCGCCGAGCGCCTCGGTGTCACCGCGGGCGCGATCTCGCAGATGGAACGCTCGGAGCGCGATGGCCGCATCAGGCTCGACACCCTCGAGCGTGCGCTCGCCGCGCTCGACCGGCGGCTGGACCTCGGCGCGACGCCCGCGGCCGCGTACGCCGACTACACCCCGGCGGCGCTCACCGATCAGGTCAACGATGCGCTCGACGATCGCGACGGCAGCTACGCGCTGCGGCTCATCACGCATGCGGCATCCGTCGTGCGCGATGACGCCGAAAAGCTGAGCGATGCCGAACTGGAGCGCCGGCCATCCCAGATCAAGGATGCGCGTTGGGAGCAGCTGTTCCGGGCGGTCTACGGCGACGCCATTCCCGAGCGCCGGCGCCCCGACTGGGCGAGGCCGGATCGGCTGAACCGGCGCTGGTACGTCTCCCGATTCGCGCCGCTCCGCGAGAAGGCCAAAACCTCGACCCCGCAGCGGCTGCGCGACCTGAACATCTTCATCGACGAGAACTCGCTGTCGACGCGATGA
- a CDS encoding ATP-dependent Clp protease ATP-binding subunit gives MPDDFNEAGASSFDEFLARYLAGEQARQARSIDLSRFLTSRTQSILQRAGRFALERGQTELDALHILRVIVEDESVAQAITRVSASPERIITATEARLPAGLDTGADASYSTSERANAATITPSASRALFHAYQVARSSGSTYIDPEHLFFALVLGQDAPAGQVLARAGVTADALAAGLGEHVASDVDSDEGSRYGAGAPTRPTEESATPMLDKFGLDLTERAANGELDPVIGRTDEIEQTIEILSRRTKNNPVLIGEAGVGKTAIVEGLARAIVEENVPEALLGKRVVALDLPAMLAGTRYRGDFEERLTKTMEEIAEHKGELIVFVDEVHSVVGAGGAGEGMDAGNILKPRLARGELHVVGATTLKEYRTIEKDPALERRFQPVKVGEPSIEDAVLIMQGLRPAYEEHHGVTYTDEALRAAVELSARYLTDRVLPDKAIDLIDQAGARLRLKLGVKVDVSALIERLADLEADKNAAVRAEHYEEASRIRDEIEKVQEKLDDATSGGRVATKERIETGNEGLDTGAGAPYSTNGGGAGAPYSTNDTVIDEAQIAAVISRATGIPVNRVTEGERERLANLEGELHARVIGQDDAVTAVARSVRRNRTGMGDAKRPVGSFLFLGPTGVGKTELARALAASLFDDEGAIIRFDMSEFGERHTVSRLVGAPPGYVGYDEAGQLTERVRRNPYSIVLFDEIEKAHPDVFNLLLQVLDDGRLTDGQGRTVDFRNTVVIMTSNLGSEFLASRSGALGFVASADAAANGFSSMDDVRQRVMGKVREAMRPEFLNRIDEIVLFQKLSSAEIAEIVRLMLGATSSRLAAREIGFEVTDAAVALLAERGYEPEYGARPLRRLIQREIDDRIADLFVTGALGDGEGVRVDAADGELLVASVPNATVNLAA, from the coding sequence GTGCCAGACGACTTCAACGAGGCCGGCGCGAGCTCGTTCGACGAGTTCCTCGCCCGCTACCTCGCGGGTGAGCAGGCCAGGCAGGCGCGGTCGATCGACCTCAGCCGGTTCCTGACCTCGCGCACCCAGAGCATCCTGCAGCGTGCCGGACGCTTCGCGCTCGAGCGCGGGCAGACCGAGCTCGACGCCCTGCACATCCTGCGCGTCATCGTCGAGGACGAGTCCGTCGCGCAGGCGATCACGCGCGTGAGCGCGTCGCCCGAGCGCATCATCACGGCGACCGAGGCGCGGCTGCCCGCGGGTCTCGATACGGGCGCTGACGCGTCCTACTCGACCAGCGAGCGGGCGAACGCGGCGACCATCACCCCGTCGGCCAGCCGCGCGCTGTTCCACGCGTACCAGGTCGCGCGCTCGAGCGGGTCGACGTACATCGACCCCGAGCACCTCTTCTTCGCGCTCGTGCTCGGGCAGGACGCCCCCGCCGGGCAGGTGCTCGCGCGCGCCGGCGTCACCGCGGACGCGCTCGCGGCCGGCCTGGGCGAGCACGTGGCATCCGATGTCGACTCGGATGAGGGGTCACGATACGGCGCTGGCGCGCCTACTCGACCCACGGAGGAGTCCGCCACGCCCATGCTCGACAAGTTCGGCCTCGACCTCACCGAGCGCGCAGCGAACGGCGAGCTCGACCCCGTGATCGGACGCACCGACGAGATCGAGCAGACCATCGAGATCCTCAGCCGCCGCACGAAGAACAACCCCGTGCTGATCGGCGAGGCCGGCGTCGGCAAGACCGCGATCGTCGAGGGCCTGGCCCGCGCGATCGTCGAGGAGAACGTGCCCGAGGCGCTGCTCGGCAAGCGCGTCGTCGCGCTCGACCTGCCCGCCATGCTCGCAGGCACCCGCTACCGCGGCGACTTCGAGGAGCGCCTCACCAAGACGATGGAGGAGATCGCCGAGCACAAGGGCGAGCTGATCGTCTTCGTCGACGAGGTGCACTCGGTCGTCGGCGCCGGCGGCGCCGGTGAGGGCATGGACGCGGGGAACATCCTGAAGCCCCGCCTCGCCCGCGGCGAGCTGCACGTCGTGGGCGCGACCACGCTCAAGGAGTACCGCACCATCGAGAAGGACCCCGCGCTCGAGCGCCGGTTCCAGCCGGTGAAGGTCGGCGAGCCCTCGATCGAGGACGCCGTGCTCATCATGCAGGGCCTGCGCCCCGCGTACGAGGAGCACCACGGCGTCACCTATACCGACGAGGCGCTGCGCGCAGCCGTCGAGCTCTCCGCGCGGTACCTCACCGACCGCGTGCTGCCCGACAAGGCCATCGACCTCATCGACCAGGCCGGCGCGCGCCTGCGCCTGAAGCTCGGCGTGAAGGTGGATGTCTCGGCCCTCATCGAGCGCCTCGCCGACCTGGAGGCCGACAAGAACGCGGCCGTCCGCGCCGAGCACTACGAGGAGGCGTCGCGCATCCGCGACGAGATCGAGAAGGTGCAGGAGAAGTTGGATGACGCCACCTCCGGTGGTCGAGTAGCGACGAAGGAGCGTATCGAGACCGGGAACGAGGGTCTCGATACGGGCGCCGGGGCGCCCTACTCGACCAACGGGGGAGGCGCCGGGGCGCCCTACTCGACCAACGACACGGTCATCGACGAGGCGCAGATCGCCGCCGTGATCTCGCGGGCCACCGGCATTCCGGTGAACCGCGTCACGGAGGGCGAGCGCGAGCGCCTCGCGAACCTCGAGGGCGAGCTGCACGCCCGGGTCATCGGGCAGGACGACGCGGTCACCGCCGTCGCCCGCTCGGTGCGCCGCAACCGCACCGGCATGGGCGACGCCAAGCGGCCGGTCGGGTCGTTCCTGTTCCTCGGACCGACCGGCGTCGGCAAGACCGAGCTGGCGCGCGCCCTCGCGGCGAGCCTGTTCGACGACGAGGGCGCGATCATCCGCTTCGACATGAGCGAGTTCGGCGAGCGCCACACGGTGAGCAGGCTCGTCGGCGCCCCTCCCGGATACGTGGGCTACGACGAGGCCGGACAGCTCACCGAGCGCGTGCGGCGCAACCCGTACTCGATCGTGCTGTTCGACGAGATCGAGAAGGCGCACCCCGACGTGTTCAACCTGCTGCTGCAGGTGCTCGACGACGGACGCCTGACCGACGGCCAGGGTCGCACGGTCGACTTCCGCAACACGGTGGTCATCATGACCTCGAACCTCGGTTCGGAGTTCCTCGCGTCGCGGTCGGGTGCGCTCGGCTTCGTGGCGTCGGCGGATGCTGCGGCCAACGGCTTCTCGTCGATGGACGACGTGCGCCAGCGCGTGATGGGCAAGGTGCGCGAGGCCATGCGGCCGGAGTTCCTGAACCGCATCGACGAGATCGTGCTGTTCCAGAAGCTCTCGTCGGCGGAGATCGCTGAGATCGTGCGCCTGATGCTGGGTGCGACTTCGTCGCGGCTGGCCGCGCGCGAGATCGGCTTCGAGGTGACGGATGCCGCGGTGGCGCTCCTCGCGGAGCGCGGCTACGAGCCCGAGTACGGTGCCCGTCCGCTCCGTCGCCTGATCCAGCGCGAGATCGACGACCGCATCGCCGACCTCTTCGTGACCGGCGCCCTCGGCGACGGCGAGGGCGTGCGCGTGGATGCCGCCGACGGCGAGCTCCTCGTGGCATCCGTGCCCAACGCGACGGTGAACCTCGCTGCTTAG
- a CDS encoding DUF6036 family nucleotidyltransferase, producing the protein MKHGFDAQAVRDLLDELARRLEERGVRGTIRVAGGAAMLLHFPDDPAVRVTRDIDALIEPSDEIEAVVTEMAVDLGLPSRWLNAAGRSWFRVEARDTGAPVAVTVATERELIAMKLAAVRDKDFVDLGILARHLGITEPEELVRIAYEVYGDDAVELPDGRESYLWYAQSVIDDVRGR; encoded by the coding sequence ATGAAGCACGGATTCGACGCGCAGGCCGTCCGCGACCTCCTCGACGAGCTCGCTCGGCGACTCGAGGAGCGGGGCGTTCGCGGCACCATTCGCGTCGCCGGCGGGGCCGCCATGCTCCTGCACTTCCCGGACGACCCGGCGGTGCGCGTCACGCGTGACATCGATGCACTGATCGAGCCGTCCGACGAGATCGAAGCCGTGGTCACTGAGATGGCGGTCGATCTCGGACTCCCCTCCCGGTGGTTGAACGCCGCTGGCCGCAGCTGGTTCAGGGTCGAGGCGCGCGACACGGGCGCCCCCGTCGCCGTGACCGTCGCGACCGAGCGCGAACTCATCGCCATGAAGTTGGCGGCAGTGCGCGACAAGGACTTCGTCGACCTCGGCATCCTGGCCCGTCACCTCGGCATCACTGAACCCGAGGAGCTCGTGCGAATCGCGTACGAGGTGTACGGCGACGATGCCGTCGAGCTGCCCGACGGGCGCGAGTCGTACCTGTGGTATGCACAGAGCGTGATCGACGACGTTCGCGGGCGATGA